In Rhodopirellula sp. P2, the DNA window GAATCGGGGATCTTCTCTTCCTGCCACCTACAATTCCGGCAGCAGATCTATCGTTTTGGGCCGACTGAAGGCCGCACGCATTTTACGTCGAATAGCTAAACTTTTCTTCCATTTCGCTTGAAACCGACCAGCGTCTACTAAAGAGATATATTTTGCGTATCGGAGTTTGCATCCAGTCCCTCACTCGAGTTTTAACTACGGCAACGCCCTATCGAGGGATGCTTCGTGAACTATTAAAGCTTCGCCCTCTTGATGATTTTGAGTTATATGTCACGTATGATTCAACCGCAGAGCCATTACTCATCGAATATCTCAAATCGCTTAAAACTAAAAACTGGGAACTGGCTCCCCTTCCGTACCATCGCCGGTCAATGTTACTCAAGTGCCTCGCGGGCTATAGCCGCTATTTTCCGATCAAGCGTGACATCGATATCCTGCTCACATCTGATTTTGATTTCCACAGTTTCGATCGTGGTCCTCAATTGGCTAATCTTCACGATTTGTCGTCGATCTTTGCCAGCCAAGAGCACTGCTCACTCTCTTGGCATGGACGTAGGGTTCGTATCAACCAAGGTAAAATGCTTGCCCGCTCAGACGTTTTCGTCACTGCAATCTCCGAGTTCTCACGCCGGCAGTTAATAGACCTCGATTCGCGTTTCGAGAACCGAAGTGAGGTGGTTCATAACGGAATCGAAGATGTTTGGAACGCTTCATCGCCATCGTTGGATAACACGCCGCCGATAAAGCACGCCTATTGGATCTGGTGGGGGCAAATCACACGAAGAAAAAATATCGACGGCTTGACTCTCGCCTACGCAAAGTTCCTCAGTTCGCTCGACCCTGAAACACGAGAGAATGCACCCGATATTGTCTTGGTCGGAGCGATTGGCCGCGATTCCGAAACCTTGCCACTGACGATTGAGCAGGTAGGTTTGACACAGCGAATCCACTTTTTCCCGTTCCAAGGACTGAAGACACTTGTCGACTGGGTTGACCTGAGCGATGGCGTGCTCTTCCCATCGCACTTCGAGGGATTTGGGCTACCCGCCTTAGAGGGACTGGCACGCGGAAAACCGGTCATGACATCCAACTGCACATCGCTTCCTGAAATCACTGGCGGAAACGCTATTCTTGTAGAACCAAGAAAAGTCAGTTCGATCGAACGTGGATTGCACAAGTTGATGACTGCGAGCCAGATGAACAGTGCAGGGCAAGTACGTTGTCAATGGGCATCGGCCTTCACCTATCGACGAGCGGCTCAGCAATACAGTTCGCTGATTGACAATCAGATCGCGTCCTATGAACCAAGGGGCAAGTGACCTATGGTGCTGCAAGGTTTCGCAGTCGTCAATCTGCTTTTTTTCCTGGTCTGTCTATTTGCTTTCATGCAGCGCAAGACAAACTGGCTGGCGATCATGCTTGTTGGAAGCTCCGCACTCACCGGAATTGTGTCGTTCGCGGGCACCGTGTGGATGCCGCAAAAAATTGTTGCGTTGTTTTGTTTCCTGTACGTCTTCTATGATCCCGGCATCTTGAAGCGGTGCGGAGGTGAAGTGCTGCAGCGATGCAATCTAGTCGGATTTTGTATCGCAATCTCGCTTGCTTCGGCCTATGTCCTGGCACCGAGCAGCGGTACTGGATCGAGCGGTCTGCAAAGTTCTTTCCTGAGGCCGATTGTGCAGTGCTACGCCTACGTGAGCGCCATTGGCGTTTTCGCGTTCATTGTCGGGTACGCGACTGATCGCGACCGTGCGACGAGTTTGATGGCTGTCTTTTTCTGGACGGTATCCGCTGCAGTAGCCGTGGCTTGGATACACTTTGTGTTTTTAAAGTTGGGACGTCCCTTTCTGCCGATTCCTCGATTCGGTGGAGGGGAAAGTGCAATGGCTGCCTTTGGTGAGTCTGGAACAATTGTCAAGCGTGTCTACGGGTTTTCTGGTGAACCCAAGCACTTGGCAACGTTAATTTTGCCCGGTATCTTTTTGCAGCTTTTCTACTACCTTGTTCCGGGTGATCGGTATATTTCTCGCAACATTGCACTGTACGCGCTACTGTTTACCTTTCCAGTACTTGTGTTGACCTATTCGACGAGTGCTTTTGCATCTCTGGCCGTTGGCTTGTTCATCATCGGAACATTGAGCGTCTTCGTTCGGCCCGAAATCACGAGCCGCCTTCTCGCAATTTCATTGGTCGGCGCGGTGGTTCTGATCTTGGCTGTTTTGTTCAGCGAAAGTGCAATGGAGTCGATGGCGACACGTGTCCAAACACGTTCCATCCAAAGAATCACAAATCAGTACGACCAACGGCTCGAATACAAAGCCTTGGAGTACATTGTGCAAGAATGTCCAGAGGGATCGCTTTTCGGCTTAGGGCCGGGGATGGCCACGTACCATGGCATTGGTACGGTATCCCGTCGCTCCGGCGTGCAGGCGATGACCTCGACGTGGATCACAATGATTGTTGACATTGGGGTGTTTGGGACAATCGCGTTCTTCGCCCTTTTGGTTGATCCGATGAAGAAGGGGCTTTCCATGCTTCGGTCGCCCTACTACTCGGCCGCCATGGCGGGCGCTTTTGGGGGTTTCATCGGTGCTGGAGTTGCCGGGATTGCGACGGGAAGTCTCTACTTGGTGATGATGTTCGCGGCGATCATCACCTGTTTGCACCGCGCCCATTTGTGTTCGACATTGGGGAGACGTCATGCATCGATCTAACTGCCTGTTACTGAGAATCTGGTCGTGATACGAGTAGTCCACACTATCGCTGGGACTCGGCAAACCCACGGTGGGACGTCGCGGAGTGTTCCATCGTTGTGCAATGCCTTGGCAAAAACTAAGGCTGAAGTGCATCTTATTTGCGGGGTCCCAGTGGACGCGAATGAGCCATGCAATTTGCCTGATCAGTCTGTGCAACTTCACGCAGTTCCGGAGTCACAGCTTTTTGGACGAAAACTGCTCGGCTTCGGATTCTCCCGGTGTTTGGATCGAATCCACACTACCAGCAAGACGCACGGCAACGTTGTAATTCATGACCATGGTCTGTGGCTTTCCACCAATCATGCGGTCGCGAAACAAGCGTCGGATCAATCGATTGCACGCATCGTGTCACCAAGAGGCATGCTGTCAGAATGGTCTCTGAACCGAAGACGATTTCCAAAGTCTGTGATGTGGCGTCTGTACCAACACCGCGATCTAAGCTCGGCAACTGGCTTTCATGCAACCTGCGCCGCGGAGGCAAATGCAATTCGTGCCTTGGGGTTCCAACAACCGATAGCTGTCATTTCAAACGGAGTGACCTTTTCCGAGGATAGGCTAACGCGAAAACCGAAGCCCATAAAGCAGCTTCTCTTCCTTTCGCGAATCCACCCTGTGAAAGGGTTGGTACCGCTGATCAAAGCGTTTCAACGTGCAACTATTCCTGATGATTGGAGCCTCTTGATCGCGGGTCCGGATGAGGGCGGTCATCGAGCGGAAGTGACACGTTTGATCGCTAAATTGGATTTGCAAAACCGTGTCACTTTTGAAGGCCCAGTCGACGATCAAAAAAAGTGGCTATTGATGCAGAGTTCCGACCTCTTTGTGCTTCCTTCGTTCACGGAGAATTTTGGGATCTGTGTTGCGGAAGCGATGGCAGCGGGCCTCCCGGTCATCACAACCACTGGGACCCCATGGCAGTTGTTGGCTGACCAAAGAATGGGTTGGTGGGTCGATCCGGAACCGCAGGCAATTGCAAAAGCACTGGGAGAAGCTTGCAATCTGAGTGACTCCGAAAGAAACGCAATGGGTCAGTTTGCTTCCAAGTTCGCCCGTGACCAATTTGGCTGGGAAGCTATCGCCGAGCAGATGGCGACTTTCTATCGCTGGATACTGGGGGACCGTACGACAACGCCTGACTTCATTTTAAATTGAGTCCAAGGTATCCTGTCGAAAAAACCATGAACGCGAAGAGCTAGCTGCAACTGGCTATGAATCCATTCATATCCCACCCCGATTTAAAGTCAGGGAGACCGGTTGTGGTTATACTTTCGCTAGAAGGAAGTTTACATATTGTAGATTGCTCCCATGATCCAAAAAAACAAACTGTCGAGACGGAACATTGGGTGAACAGTCAGAATACGGATTCAGTGATTCCAGTGCGAGCCATACTTCCGGGTACCTTTGGGAGCCAATCATCACGCGGCTTTCTCATTTCCTCCCGGTCAAGGATTCCACTGCTCGAGTTTTGGACATTGGCTGCGGGAATGGAGCCTTCACGAAAAGATTAACGCAACTGGGCTACCAAAAGGTCGGCGTTGCCCCCTCGGAATCAGGCATTGCCAAGGCGAAGGAAACCTCGCCCGAAATCGACTTCCATCTAGCCTCTGCGTATGACGACTTGCAACGCAAATTTGGCTCATCTGACGCAGTGGTTAGCCTCGCAGTGGTTGAGCACGTCTATTCACCGCGCACCTACTTCCAAGACGGTTTTTGGATCCCTTGCTCCTGGTGGTGTCGCGTTTATCTCAACACCTTTTCACGGCTACTGGAAAAACCTTTTAATCGCTGTAACAGGAAAATCCGACCAGCATTTCTTACCTCTCTGGGATCACGGGCACATTAAATTTTGGTCCGTTGCGACACTCACAAGTCTTTTGAGTAAAACTGGCTTTGAGTCGATCGATTTCGTTTTTGCCGGTCGCCGATACCCACTTTCCAAAAGCATGATCGCTATCGCCCGGAAGCCTGGTGCTTGACCGATTCTTTGAGGAACTATGAATCTCGACGACATCACCCCATTGATTCTTACGTATAATGAGCAGGCGAACCTACGTGGCACGCTAGCCGGTCTAGTGTGGGCGAAGGAAATTCGAGTCGTCGACAGTGGCAGCACGGATGACACCCTCCAAATTGCTAGCGAATTCCCATCGGTTGTTGTGACTCATCGAGATTTCGATCATTTTGCCGACCAGTGCAATCACGGGCTTTCTCAAGTCAAGACTCGATGGGTACTCTCACTCGACGCGGACTATCGGTGTGACGAGGCATTCCGGCGTGAGATCGAGACCCTCGACGAAACGTTTTCCGGTTTTCAAGCAAGGTTTCGCTACGCAGTCTATGGGTTTCCACTTCGGGCCGCGCTATACCCACCACGAATCGTTTTGTATCAACCCGCATTGGCTTGCTATGAGCGAGATGGGCACGCCCATCGAGTGCACATCAAAGGTGTAGTTGGAAAAATGGCAACGCCGATCATTCACGATGACCAGAAACCATTGTCGCATTGGTTCGCATCGCAGATAAAGTATGCAAATTTGGAAGTTCAGAAACTCAACAGCGTCAACCCAAGCAAATTGGGCTGGAAGGATCGTTTGCGACAATGGACTGTTTTTGCACCTGTATTGACGCTCTTCTACTGCTTGTTTGCCAAACGATTAATATTGGATGGTTGGCGAGGTGTTTTCTATTCGTTTCAACGTGCGTTTGCCGAGATGGTTTTGTCGTTAATTTTGATCGACCAAAGGTTGCGGAAATGAGATGTTCGCGATTGAAGTTCGGCTTAGTCTTGACGAAGAGGTTGTCGGATTAGTGAAGTTCCCGCCAACAAGTGAATGACGAGTCGCCATATCGGCAGCGAAACTATTTGGTTGCGACGTAGTGACGCAATACTGCGATCGTCGCTTGGCGGGTAACTCAGACGACTGGCCTAAGGCCTAGTAGAGAAGAATCGGTGTTCGACGTGACAAATGACCTCCTCCTAAAGTAATAATTTTCTATGAACATCATCGGTATCAACGCTTACCATGGCGACGCTTCGGCGTCGCTTGTTATTGATGGGCAACTTGTCGCGGCGGTGGAAGAAGAACGATTCAATCGCATCAAACATTGGGCGGGGTTTCCGTCACAATCAATTCAGTATTGCTTGGATGTTGCCGGACTGCAGATCAAGGACGTTGATCATGTGGCGGTCTCGTTCAATCCGCGGGCCAATTTAGGCCAACGACTGAGATTTGTTGCGTCACATCGGCCCAGTGCTCGTGCGATCCTGGATCGATTGAAGCGTCAGGGCAAGACACTTGGATTGGAAGACCAATTGGCTCAGGGATTGGGAGTAAAACGAGATTCAATCCGAGCGAGGTTCCACCGCATTGAACACCACCAAGCGCACGTCGCTGCCGGATTCTTGCTGTCGCCATATGAAGAAGCCGCCATCTTGTCTGTGGATGGTATGGGCGACTTCACCAGCACAATGACCGCTTATGCCCAGGGCACGACATGGGATGAGTTTGACCGTGTCTATTTCCCGAGCTCGATTGGATTCCTGTACAGCACGATCACGATGTACTTGGGGTTTCCGTATTACGGTGATGAATACAAGGTCATGGGATTGGCACCCTATGGTACACCCGAATTCGTCGATGAGATCCGTGAGATGATCCATCCCAAGGGGGATACCTTTGAGCTGAATCTAGATTACTTCGTTCATCATAAAACGGGAGTGAAAATGAAATGGAACGATGGCGCACCGATCGTCGAGCCGTTCCACAGTCCCAAGCTGATCGAACTGCTTGGCCCGATGAGGGCCAAGGAAGAGGAGATGACGCCCAGGCATGACAACATCGCCAAGAGCCTGCAGGTCGTGACCGAAGAAATCATCTTGCACATGCTCAATCGGCTTCACGACAAGACAAAGTCGGACAATCTCTGCATGACCGGTGGTGTCGCGATGAATTCCGTCGCCAATGGAAAGATCACACGCGAGACACCGTTCAAGAACGTTTACATTCCGGCTGGTGCCGCCGATAATGGAACCTCCTTCGGCGCGGCGTTCTATGTGTGGAACAACGTGCTCGGCAAATCACGCAGCTTCGTTCAGGACCACGCATATTGGGGATGCGAGAGTAGTGACGACGAGTGCGCCGCTGCGATACGAGAAGCTGGACTGCCGTTCGAGCAATTTGAAACCGATCCCTTGGTCGATGCCACAACTGACTTGATGCTCGATGGCAAGGTCGTAGGCTGGTTCCAAGGACGCATGGAGTTTGGTGCTCGAGCTCTAGGAAATCGGTCCTTGATCGCAGACCCGCGCCGAACGGATATGCGCGACATCATCAATTTGCGAATCAAGTTTCGCGAGAAGTTCCGTCCATTCGCCCCTAGCATCCTGGAGGAGCATGTGGGCGAGTGGTTTGAGATTGCTGAATCGACCCCGTATATGGAGAAGGTTTTCCCGATCCGCAAAGAGAAGCACGACCTGATCCCTGCAGTGACTCACGTGGATGGAAGCGGTCGCCTGCAATCGGTCTCGAAGGCGACCAACCCGCTGTATCACGCTCTGATTACACGATTCTTCGAGAAGACTGGCGTGCCGATCGTGCTGAACACTTCTCTGAACGAGAACGAACCAGTTGTGAGAACTCCCGCCGAAGCCATTTCGTGCTTCCTGCGGACGGACATGGACGCGCTCGTCCTCGGGAATTGCGTGATCGATCGACACAGAAAAGACTTTCCTGAAGAATTTCAAAAGCGTCGCGAGACAGCGAAGTGAAAATCTCAGTCATCACCGCGGTTTACAACCGCTGCGAGACGATTGGCGATGCACTCGAGTCGGTTGCTTCCCAACGGAACGTGGACCTGGAAACCATCGTCGTCGACGGGGACTCAAGCGATGGCACCTCCGCCGTCATTTCGCAGCTTGGCGAGCAAGTGTCGAAGTCGATTCGGGAACCCGACACCGGGATCTACAACGCCTTGAACAAGGGCCTGCGTGCCGCCACCGGGGATGTCATTGGATTTCTGCACGCGGATGACTGGTTCGCTGACGAAAATGTCCTGGCCGATGTCGCTTCGGTGCTGGCTGATTCCAAGTTCGATGGCGTTTATGCCGATTTGGACTACGTCGATGCGAACGATCGCGACCGTGTCCATCGCCGTTGGGTTTCAGGTGTCTACGACGTCCGGAAATTTCGCCGGGGATGGATGCCTCCGCATCCGACCGTGTACTTCCGCCGTGAGCTCTACGATCGTTTTGGTTTGTTCAATGAAGAACTTCGCACGGCGGCGGACTATGAACTGCTGGTCCGGATGATGGTTCGTCACGGCGCGAACATGGCGTATTTGCCGCGTGTGACCGTGAAAATGAGAGTCGGTGGTGCCAGCAATGCCAGCCTGACCAATCGCCTGAACGCCAATCGGGACGATCGCCAAGCCTGGCTGATCAATGACTTGAAACCGCCGATTGGATTGCGGTTCACGAAGCCGCTTCGGAAGCTGCCTCAGTTCTTGCGGCGGTGAGCAGTGTCTTGCTTGGCCCTCACCCTAAGCAGTTCGGCAGGAGTCTTTCAGCATTTTGAATGTTTTGGGTAGCGTCGTTGCTCCCACGTACAACCGGGGCTAACGCCCAAACGGCTCACATGGTTTTGCCCGATCATTCCTGCCGACCTGCTTAGCGGTGCGTCAAAGCTTCAATTTCGGGTAGCGAAACTCGCCAAGAGTTTCGGCAGGCCCTGGGAATCACCGAAAGTCTTGGCGACTTCCGCTACGGCATCTGATCCCCATTCTTGATCGCGACGCACCACTAGCGGCTTGTTGATTGAATGAGCCGCACTGGGTTAACGTACGCTTCATCTCCGGTAACCGTAGGCTAGCGTTGGGCTGATCGTTCGATCTGCGAAACGTTTTGAATCAACGCGCTGCTAGCCCTCTTTCATCAGGGCAACGATTGAATGACTGGTGTGACTCGGTAATTGCAGTGGCCTCGTGTTTCGGGACACTGGACTGAGATGTTGGGCAACCACCGCGGAGCGGCGACAGATCGTTCTGAACTCGTTGTCAACTGTCGTCACTCCGCGACTTGGGTGTGCGTTGGTCACGGCCGGACCTTGGGTTGAAACCCAAGGCTGACCCAATGCCGTCGCTCCGCGACTGTTCGGACAGGATGTTGGCCAACCAACGCGGAGCGGTGACAGAGTGTTCCGAACTCGTTGTCAACTGTCGTCGCTCCGCGACTTGGGTGTGCGTTGGTCACGGCCGGACCTTGGGTTGAAACCCAAGGCTGGACCAATGTCGTCGCTCCGCGACTGTTCGGACAGGCTGTTGGGCAACCACCGCGGAGCGGCGACAGAGGGGTTCCAAATCGTGGCCAACTGCGATCGCTGGGGGACACCTGTTCTCCGAACCGAGCCAATTGGATTGTTTCGACTGTTTCTTCCAGGCCGTTTGGGCAGGCAACTCGTTGGCACGTTGGGCTGGCGATTCGACGGGCCACGCGGAACAGTTGGGGACAACTGTTCTACTCTGCTGGAAGCCGATGCCACTTTTTCTTGACGGTTGCTCGGGCTGAATCGGAAACACCGCTTTTGACGGTTCCGGGGGGCATTCCGGAAGTGCCGGATGCCCGTTGCCAAGCCTCTGGAATTGCATTTCCCGATTCGGATTTCCTAGCCCAACGGCGGCTGGCTCCGTACACTTGACTGCATCTTCAGCAGATTCTCTCCGCTTTGCCGTACCATCCCCGCTCCTCTGCTTTTCATCACGGACTTCGGATGACCCCGAACTCGAATTCAACTGACCCATCGGCCGGAAAACGCGGCCCGAATTCCTTCGCGTCGTATCCCTCGCAAAACGCGGGAACGATGGGATTGGCGGCAACCGGATCCTACCCCGCCATGAATGAAGGCTGGGGCAGCGGCGGAGCTGCCGAACCCGCCGACGCCGGTGATTTGATAGGTGCGATCTGGCGTTATCGCTGGGCCGCCTTGGTCCCGACCATCCTGGGTGCGGTGATTGGTTTCTTGGTGTTCGTCAAAACACCGGAAACGTTCCAATCGGGCACACTGCTGATGTTTGAATCAGATCGGCCTGCCGTCATCGACACGATGACCGGCGATGTGATCGGCGGTGTTCCTTCGATCGATATCCTGCGATCGCAGTTGTTCAGTGACAAAGTCACCGAATACGCATTCCTGGATGAAAACATGGGTGTCTTTCGGGAGTCGCTAGGAGGAAATCCATCGAATTTGGCGGGCCTAGCGTTCGACTCACTTAAGTTCGAAACGGACATCGAAGACGCTCGCTCCGCATCTGCACTGGTGGCTTCGCTGACCTTCGACCACAACAACCCCGAACTGTGTGAGGCTGCTGTCAAATCGTACAGCGCTGCATTGCAGCAACTGTTCGCGGAAAAGCACAAAAGTTCACGCGGCGAACTGATCCGTTTGATCGAGTTTGCCACAGGCCAATTGCAACCCAAACTCGCGGAAATGGAAAATCGTTACCGTGAATTCCGAACGAGGGTGCCGCTCGTCTGGAATGAAAATGGCGAGGCCATCAACCCTCACCGCGAACGCCAACTCTATTTGACCGGACGACGCAGTGAGCTCTTTGAAACGCTAAGGTCGGAATCAATCGAACTGTCAGCGGTCGAAAGCATTGCGGAAGAAGCCAAGGACCCGTTGGTCCGACTTTCGATCATCGGGCAACTGCTCGGCAAAACATTTGAATTGCCCAATCAAAACCAAGTCAGCCAAAACATGCGAGATGGCGATGCACAACTCGCGCAAATTGAATTGGACCAGCAACTCGTTCCTTTGATGATTGAACGCAACAAATTTGCAGCGGAGTTTGGTGAACAGCACCCCACGGTCAAAGCGCTCGACGCGGAACTGACCATGATGAAGAGTGAACTGAAGCGTTTGGTCAAGGAACAATCCAATCGCATCGTGGAACTGATGGAGCAGAACAAAGTCGAAGGGGTCGACCCAGCGAAACGTGCGGAGGAGGCCGTCAATGTGATTTTGATTGCCACCAAAGCCGAGGTCGAACTCCTGAAACAACAGATCGCGGAGATCGAGTCGCAAATCGAGGGCGAACGTGTCGAGGCGACCAAGCTGGCTCAGTACGAACAAGAGAACACGGCGATGTTGCGTGAGATTGATCGCAATCGCGAATTGATCAACCAACTCGAGGAACAAATGGCTCGGGTTGAGTTGACCGAAGAGGAAGGTGGGATCCGAGTGTCTGAGCTACGTGCCCCCAGCAACGCGTTCCGGATCGGGCCCAATCTTCTCAAAACATTGGGCATCGGCACCTTTCTCGGTTTGGCCCTCGGGTGTGGACTGGCGTTGCTGCTGGAGAAAAATGCCAACACCTTCCGCGATCCGGAAGAAATTGTCGCCGCGGTCGGGGCTCCAATCTTGACTCACGTTCCGTTCTTTAAAGGGCGGGTGCGGCGTAGCAAAGGAGAGGCGAGCAATCCGTTTGAACAACTGGATGCTCACCTGGCGGTGGTGCATGCTCCATCCTCGGTGGCGTCCGAATCCATTCGGTCCTGCCGGACCTCGGTGCTGTTTGAAATGGCTGGCATCCAAGGCGGCAAAATCATCCAGGTCACCAGCCCACTTCCCGGTGACGGGAAGTCCACCATTGCCGGCAACTTGGCCTGCAGCATTGCTCAGTCGGGCAAACGAACGTTGATCATCGACTGCGACCTTCGCCGGCCGCAAGTCACGGACAACTTCGTGATGGCGGATCAACTTGGGCTGGTCGATGTGCTCAACGGAAAATGTGAACACGTGGACGCGGCTCATGACACGCCCCTGAGCACCTTGAAAATGATGCCCTCGGGCCCGATTCCAGCGAACCCAGCGGAAGCGTTGACGTTGCCTGAGATGAGTGAGTTGTTGGACGTCCTTCGGGAAGAGTACGACTACATCATTCTGGACACGCCGCCGCTGCTGGTGGTGACGGACCCCAGCATCACGGCCAGCATGACCGACGGCGTCGTGATGGCACTCAAGGTGCGGCGGAAGAGCAAGCCCAACGCGAGAGAAGCCGCTTCGATCCTGGCCAACGTGGGTGCCAAGTTGCTGGGCGTGGTGATCAACGCGTCCGATGAAGCGAGCAATAACGATGGCTACAAGGGCTACGGTTATTACCGCTACGGCCGACACACCAGCCGGTACTACCGCAAGACCGCCGACAACGGTGCCAAGGCCGGTACCCGGCGGACCCCCGTGGTGGTTTCCGGTCGAGGGACCGCGCCGCGAAGTGCGCGTCCGATCGCCGTGCCACCGACGGCCAATCCGCCGATCGAGCAAGAACGCTCCTCCGACGTGTAGCCGGATTCGCCAAGAATTCGGACACGTGGGCGGATCATCACAACCCGAATGCGTCAGCGAGGGACTCCCAGAACAACGTGTCGGACTCCCTCACGTTCCCGGATTCGCCAAGAATTCGGACGCATCCCTGTAGCCGGATTCGCCCAGAATTC includes these proteins:
- a CDS encoding glycosyltransferase family 2 protein, which gives rise to MNLDDITPLILTYNEQANLRGTLAGLVWAKEIRVVDSGSTDDTLQIASEFPSVVVTHRDFDHFADQCNHGLSQVKTRWVLSLDADYRCDEAFRREIETLDETFSGFQARFRYAVYGFPLRAALYPPRIVLYQPALACYERDGHAHRVHIKGVVGKMATPIIHDDQKPLSHWFASQIKYANLEVQKLNSVNPSKLGWKDRLRQWTVFAPVLTLFYCLFAKRLILDGWRGVFYSFQRAFAEMVLSLILIDQRLRK
- a CDS encoding carbamoyltransferase family protein; protein product: MNIIGINAYHGDASASLVIDGQLVAAVEEERFNRIKHWAGFPSQSIQYCLDVAGLQIKDVDHVAVSFNPRANLGQRLRFVASHRPSARAILDRLKRQGKTLGLEDQLAQGLGVKRDSIRARFHRIEHHQAHVAAGFLLSPYEEAAILSVDGMGDFTSTMTAYAQGTTWDEFDRVYFPSSIGFLYSTITMYLGFPYYGDEYKVMGLAPYGTPEFVDEIREMIHPKGDTFELNLDYFVHHKTGVKMKWNDGAPIVEPFHSPKLIELLGPMRAKEEEMTPRHDNIAKSLQVVTEEIILHMLNRLHDKTKSDNLCMTGGVAMNSVANGKITRETPFKNVYIPAGAADNGTSFGAAFYVWNNVLGKSRSFVQDHAYWGCESSDDECAAAIREAGLPFEQFETDPLVDATTDLMLDGKVVGWFQGRMEFGARALGNRSLIADPRRTDMRDIINLRIKFREKFRPFAPSILEEHVGEWFEIAESTPYMEKVFPIRKEKHDLIPAVTHVDGSGRLQSVSKATNPLYHALITRFFEKTGVPIVLNTSLNENEPVVRTPAEAISCFLRTDMDALVLGNCVIDRHRKDFPEEFQKRRETAK
- a CDS encoding glycosyltransferase — its product is MIRVVHTIAGTRQTHGGTSRSVPSLCNALAKTKAEVHLICGVPVDANEPCNLPDQSVQLHAVPESQLFGRKLLGFGFSRCLDRIHTTSKTHGNVVIHDHGLWLSTNHAVAKQASDQSIARIVSPRGMLSEWSLNRRRFPKSVMWRLYQHRDLSSATGFHATCAAEANAIRALGFQQPIAVISNGVTFSEDRLTRKPKPIKQLLFLSRIHPVKGLVPLIKAFQRATIPDDWSLLIAGPDEGGHRAEVTRLIAKLDLQNRVTFEGPVDDQKKWLLMQSSDLFVLPSFTENFGICVAEAMAAGLPVITTTGTPWQLLADQRMGWWVDPEPQAIAKALGEACNLSDSERNAMGQFASKFARDQFGWEAIAEQMATFYRWILGDRTTTPDFILN
- a CDS encoding glycosyltransferase family 4 protein; the encoded protein is MLRELLKLRPLDDFELYVTYDSTAEPLLIEYLKSLKTKNWELAPLPYHRRSMLLKCLAGYSRYFPIKRDIDILLTSDFDFHSFDRGPQLANLHDLSSIFASQEHCSLSWHGRRVRINQGKMLARSDVFVTAISEFSRRQLIDLDSRFENRSEVVHNGIEDVWNASSPSLDNTPPIKHAYWIWWGQITRRKNIDGLTLAYAKFLSSLDPETRENAPDIVLVGAIGRDSETLPLTIEQVGLTQRIHFFPFQGLKTLVDWVDLSDGVLFPSHFEGFGLPALEGLARGKPVMTSNCTSLPEITGGNAILVEPRKVSSIERGLHKLMTASQMNSAGQVRCQWASAFTYRRAAQQYSSLIDNQIASYEPRGK
- a CDS encoding class I SAM-dependent methyltransferase codes for the protein MGEQSEYGFSDSSASHTSGYLWEPIITRLSHFLPVKDSTARVLDIGCGNGAFTKRLTQLGYQKVGVAPSESGIAKAKETSPEIDFHLASAYDDLQRKFGSSDAVVSLAVVEHVYSPRTYFQDGFWIPCSWWCRVYLNTFSRLLEKPFNRCNRKIRPAFLTSLGSRAH
- a CDS encoding glycosyltransferase family 2 protein yields the protein MKISVITAVYNRCETIGDALESVASQRNVDLETIVVDGDSSDGTSAVISQLGEQVSKSIREPDTGIYNALNKGLRAATGDVIGFLHADDWFADENVLADVASVLADSKFDGVYADLDYVDANDRDRVHRRWVSGVYDVRKFRRGWMPPHPTVYFRRELYDRFGLFNEELRTAADYELLVRMMVRHGANMAYLPRVTVKMRVGGASNASLTNRLNANRDDRQAWLINDLKPPIGLRFTKPLRKLPQFLRR
- a CDS encoding O-antigen ligase family protein, which produces MVLQGFAVVNLLFFLVCLFAFMQRKTNWLAIMLVGSSALTGIVSFAGTVWMPQKIVALFCFLYVFYDPGILKRCGGEVLQRCNLVGFCIAISLASAYVLAPSSGTGSSGLQSSFLRPIVQCYAYVSAIGVFAFIVGYATDRDRATSLMAVFFWTVSAAVAVAWIHFVFLKLGRPFLPIPRFGGGESAMAAFGESGTIVKRVYGFSGEPKHLATLILPGIFLQLFYYLVPGDRYISRNIALYALLFTFPVLVLTYSTSAFASLAVGLFIIGTLSVFVRPEITSRLLAISLVGAVVLILAVLFSESAMESMATRVQTRSIQRITNQYDQRLEYKALEYIVQECPEGSLFGLGPGMATYHGIGTVSRRSGVQAMTSTWITMIVDIGVFGTIAFFALLVDPMKKGLSMLRSPYYSAAMAGAFGGFIGAGVAGIATGSLYLVMMFAAIITCLHRAHLCSTLGRRHASI